CCCGCGCATCCGTACACGCAGAGCCTGATCGCGGCGGTGACGCCGGGCGAGGCCGAACGGGACGCGAAGCCCGCGCCGGCGCCGCTGCTAGACGTGCGCGGCGCGGTCGCCGGCTATGGTGGCCGCACCGCGAAGGGCTGGCCGGCGAAAGTGATCCTGCATGAAGTCGACTTGCGCATCGGGCGCGGGCAGACGGTCGGCGTGATCGGCGAATCGGGTTCGGGCAAGACGACGCTCGCGAAGGTGATCGCGGGCCTGGTGCCGGCCACGGGCGGGCAGATTCTGCTCGACGGCGAGCCGCTCGCGCGCGATGTCGGCAAGCGCACGAAGGAGCAGCATCGCCGCGTGCAGATCGTGTTCCAGAACGCGGATACCGCGCTCAATCCGGTGCATACCGTCGAGCGCACGCTCGCGCGGCCGCTCGCGTTCTATCACGGGATCCGGGGTGCGCGCGCACGGCGGCGCGTCGCGGAACTCCTCGAACTCGTGCGGCTGCCGCAGGCGGTCGCCGGGCGACGCACCGGCGAGCTGTCGGGCGGGCAGAAGCAGCGCGTGAACCTGGCGCGCGCGCTCGCGGCCGAGCCCGACCTGATCCTGTGCGACGAAGTCACGTCGGCGCTCGATACCGTGGTCGGCGCCGCGATCATGGATCTGCTGCGCGACCTGCAGGCGAAGCTCGGCGTGTCGTACGTGTTCATCACGCACGACATCGCGAAAGTGCGCGCGATCAGCGACGACATCGTCGTGCTGTATGCGGGCCGCCGTGTCGAGACGGGCAGCCGCGACGCGCTGTGCGCACCGCCTTACCACCCGTACTCGCACCTGCTCGTCTCGTCGGCGCCGGAGCTGCGCGCGGGCTGGCTCGACGATGCGGCCGAGCGCTGCCACCGTCCGCTGGTGCCGATCGGCGCGAGCGTCGATGAAGCCGAACTGTGTCCGTTCCTGTCGCGCTGCTCGATGCGGGTGGACGGCGTCTGCAACCGGACCGCGCCCCCGCTGTGCACGCTCGACAACGGCGCGCAAGTGCTGTGTCATCGCAGCGAAGAAGACCTCGTGCGCTTCCAGGCACAGCCGGTGGCGGTCGTCCTGCCGGTGCAACCGGCGCGCCTGTAGCGTGCCGCACCCTTCGTTCATCGCACGCGCCTGCGCCGGCGATCGGCTTTCCGCATGGTGTGCTGCGGCAGTCGCACAAAACGGTGGATTGCACGCGCGCCGTGCGCGAATACGGGGCAACTGCGCTTTTTGACGATGATTAAATGGCTTTCAATGGGCGATCGCCGATCGTCGTCGCCGGAATGCTCGAGAAGGATGCGATGAAATTCGAATCGTACTGGCTGGATACCCGCCCCGCGTTTCGCACCAGCTGCGAAGGGCCCGTCGAAGGGCGCGCCGACGTGGTCGTGATCGGCGGCGGCTTCACCGGCCTGTCGGCCGCGCTCGCGCTCGCACAGCGCGGCGTATCGGTGATCGTGCTCGAAGCCGCGCAGGTCGCGGGCGAAGCGTCCGGCCGCAACGGCGGCCAGTGCAATACCGGCGTCGCGCAGGACTACGCGTCGCTCGTCGCGCGGATCGGCGCCGAGCAGGCGAGGCAGTTCTATCGCGCATACGAAAGCGCGGTGAAGAGCGTCGAGACGATCGTCGCCGAACACGCGATCGACTGCGACTTCCGGCGTGCAGGCAAGCTGAAGCTCGCCGCGAAGCCGCAGCATTTCGCGGGGCTCGCGAAGACATTCGATGCGTTGCGGCGGGACGTCGATCCGGACATCGAACTGATCGAGCCGTCGCAGATCCGCGACGAAGTCGGCTCCGACGGTTTCCACGGCGGGCTGTTGCAGCACAATGGCGCGCAGATGCACATGGGCAAGTTGGGCGTCGGGCTCGCGCAGGCTGCCGTGCGGGCGGGCGCACGCATCTACGAGCACGCGGCCGTCACGCAGCTCGAGCGGCTCGAAGGCGAGCGCCACGTGATCACCTGCACGCGCGGCACGATCGTCGCAGACCGCGTGCTGGTCGCGACCGGCGCATCGCAACACGGCCCGTTCGCATGGTTTCGGCGGCGTATCGCGCCGGTCGGCAGTTTCATCGTCGTCACCGAGCCGCTGCCCGACGCACAGCTGAGCCGGCTGTTCCCGCACCGCCGCGCGTACGTGACGTCGCGCCAGATCGGCAACTACTTCCGCGTGACGCCCGACAACCGGCTGCTGTTCGGCGGCCGCGCGCGCTTCGCGATGTCGAGCCCGCGCTCCGACGCGAAAAGCGGCGACATCCTGCGTGCCGGCATGGCCGGCTATTTCCCGGAACTGGCGAACGTGCGACTCGATTACTGCTGGGGCGGGCTGGTCGACATCACCGCCGACCGGCTGCCGCGCGCGGGCCAGCACGACGGGCTCTATTACTCGATGGGCTATAGCGGCCACGGCGTGCAGATGTCCGTGCACATGGGCCGCGTGATGGCCGACGTGCTGTATGGCGCGGCCGCATCGAATCCGTGGCGCGAGCTCGACTGGCCGGCGATGCCCGGCCATTTCGGGCACGCGTGGTTCCTGCCGTTTGTCGGCGCGTATTACCGGATGCAGGACTTCCTGCATTGAAGCGAGTGCCCGGGGGATTCGATATGACAGTGCGATTCGTTCGTCTTGCTGAAGCCGGCCGGCGCCCCGTCGCGTTCCGGACCGACGGCGGGATCGTGAACGGGCTCGAAGGCGATACGTTGCTGGTTGCGATGCCGACGCAGACCGGTCACGTGCGGCAGTCCGGGTTCGGGCCCGAGGAGCGGGCCGGATGCTGCCTGACGGGCGCATGCCACGATTGCCGGGTATGGGCCGCCGACGGTGCGCGCCTCCGCGCATGCACGACCGTTGTCGCGTCGCCCACTGCCGCGCAAGCGGCCGCATGAGGACGGCGAGCATGGTCACCCTGTTCCACGATCCGCTCGACGCGGCGACGATCCGCACCGCGAACGTTGGGCGGACAGTCTCGCCGGCGATCGGCGACGTGCTGCGCACCATCGATGCGTCGTTCGCGCAGCCGCTGAACCTCGACACGCTCGCAGCGGTGGCCGGATTGAGCGTGTCGCGTTTTACTGCGCGTTTTCGCAGCGAAGTCGGGTTGTCGCCGCATCGGTATCTGTGTCTGGTGCGGGTACGGCGCGCGCAGGACTTGTTGCGCGCCGGTCTGGCACCGTCGGTCGTGGCGACCGAAGTCGGTTTCTTCGACCAGAGCCACCTGTGCCGGCATTTCCGGCGCGTGCTGGGGATGACGCCGCGCGATTACGTGGTCGCGCGGCCGGGTGGCGCGCCGGCGCGAATGTCGCCGATGCGCACGCGCGTTGAACGACGCGACGCGTGCTGTCATGCCGTGTAGGCGCCAGGCGCGGAGGGCGTGCATGCCCGGCGCGCCCGTGGCCGAAGAGCGCGTGCGTCGAACCGGCCTGGCGAACACTACCCGTTTAAAAAGATTAATTATCCTGATCGTTTCGAATTGAGAATCCCCGGGAACAACGATTTCCGATACCGCGCGACGGGTTCCGACCGGATCGTCGCGCAATGCGCAGGAGCAGAAATGACCGCAGCGTTCGTGTTGCACCGTGCCGACGGCACGCCTTCTTCAACCGTCTTTCGCAGCGGGGCATTCGGCGAGCACGACCCTTTTGCGCGGCATCGGGAGATCGCCTGGGAAGGGCCCGACTCGATGGCGGCGGGGCGTATCAGCTTCGTCGGCGAACTCGATATATCGAGCTTTCCCCACATCGAAACCATCGTCGTTGTCGAAGGCGTGCTGACGCTCGAAGCGGCGGGGGCGGCGCCGCTGGTGCTCGGTCCGCGAGAGGGCGCAGTCATCGGTAGCGGCACGGCGCTTCGCGTCAATGCGGAATCGCACGTGCTTTTCATGTTCTGCGCAGCCGCTTGCGGGAAACCGACGAAGCGCGGCCTCTTCCCGTTGCGCGCCGACGCTGACTTCAAGCCGTCCGCATCGCTGCCGGCGGAGGTGCTGCTTGGCCCCGCTCCGCAGTGCCGCAGCGACAATGTCTTCATTGACGACGGCGCGGAATACTGCGCGGGTACGTGGGATTCGACGCCCTACCATCGGATCATTCGCCCGCATCGCGTGAACGAGTTCATGCAGCTGCTGGACGGCAGCGTACGGTTCGCCGCGCCTGACGGCAGCGTGCTGTCGCTCGGTGCCGGCGATGCGCTTTTCATACCGCGGGGCACATCGATCGGTTGGGAAAGCAGCGATCGTGTGGCGAAATTCTACGTCGTGCAAAACGTCCGCGCATCAACCGAACGAGAATGATCATGTCGCCTCCGCTGCGCCATATACAAACTTCACCCACGCCGCCCGCCGCGGCCGACGTCGTCGTGATCGGCGGCGGCATCATCGGCGTCTTTACCGCCTACTATCTGGCCCGGCGAGGCGTTTCAGTCGTCCTGGTCGAGAAGGGGATGATCGGGGCCGAACAATCGAGCCGCAACTGGGGCTGGTGCCGGCAGCAGAATCGCGACGCCCGCGAATTGCCGATGGCCAGCAAGAGCCTCGATCTGTGGGAACGATTTGCCGTCGAATCCGGTGAAGACACGGGCTTTCATCGCTGCGGGCTGTTGTATCTGAGCAATGACGAGGCCGAGCTGTCACGTTGGTCCAGTTGGGGCGAGTTTGCAAAGACCGCCGGCGTGACGACGTCCATGCTCGACAGCCGGCAAGCGAGCCAGCGGGGTCACGCAACCGCGCGGACCTGGAAAGGCGGCGTCTTCTCGCCCACCGACGGCACGGCCGACCCCGGGAAGGCCGCGCCGGCCGTGGCGGCTGCACTCATGAAGCTCGGCGGCAGCGTCCACCAGCACTGCGCGGCTCGCGGCATCGAGCTGGAGGGCGGCCGGGTCAGCGGCGTCGTCACGGAGGCAGGGGTCATCAAGACCAGGACGGTGGTGCTTGCCGGTGGCGCGTGGGCGTCGTCGTTCTGCCGCCAGCTCGGCATCCGTTTTCCTCAGGCATCGATCCGCCAGTCGATCCTGAGCGTGTCCCCTGTCGAACATCGGTTGCCGGATGCGCTGTTCACCTCTGGCGTGTCCATTACGCGCCGCAGCGACGGACGCTATGCACTGGCCATCAGCGGCCGCGCGCGCGTAGACGTGACGCCGCAGTTCCTGCGATTCGCGCCTCATTTCGTGCCGATGTTCGCCAAGCGCTGGCGCAGCCTGCTTCCGGGAGGCCTGGAAGGCGTGCGCGGCGGCCATGAAACGCTGAAGCGGTGGCGGCTCGATGCACCGACACCGATGGAGGCAGTGCGCATCCTGGATCCGAAGCCCGACATGCCGACCGTCAACGAAACGTATCGCCGTGCCGTCGAACTGCTGCCCGAACTTCGCGAAGCAACGATCACGCACGCGTGGGCCGGGTTCGTCGACAGCACGCCGGACGGCGTGCCGGGGATTGGCGAAGTCCCGGGCGTGCCGGGCTTGATCCTCGCAGCAGGCTTTTCCGGCCACGGCTTTGGCATTGGCCCGGGCGCGGGGCACTTGATCGCGGATCTCGCTACCGGTGCGCAACCGCTGGTGGACCCCGTACCTTATCGGCCGGGCCGATTCGGCGATTCCGCATGGGGCAAGGTCGCCGATTTTTAGTTCGTGGGCGTCACGCGGCAGACGGTAGCGGCATCTGAACGATGCCCTTTGGTCGGCAACCGGAACTCGGCGTCAATTCCGCCAGGGCGGGAGGGTAAAGGCTTGTTTCGCTGCTTCCAGAAAGACGCGCTGACGGATCGTCAGGCCCTGGCGCGTCGGCATCAGTGCCATGACCGGTGCGGAATCCAGGCGCCATGCCGGCAACACGCGCATCAGTTTTCCGTCCGCGATCAGCCGTGCGCAATCCCATTCGGATCGCGCGACGATTCCGAGGCCGTCGACTGCCCAGTCGGTGATCACGTTGCCGTCGTTCGACGACAACGCGCTGTTCAGCCGGACCGTAACGGCTTTGCCTGCCCGTTTGCCTGCGGCATCGTGTTGAGTGAAACGCAGGCGGGTCACGTCTTCGTCGTTCTCTCTCAAGCTCAGATATTCGTATCGAACGAGTTCGGACGGATGCCTGAGCGTCGACAGGCTGCGTGCAAGGGCAGGGCTTGCGCACAGGAGGCGGTCGTTCGGGGCCAGAAAATGTCCTATCCACGACGACCCTTTGATGTGGCCGATGGAAACGACCACGTCGGCGCTCGACGCGGCTGCGAGCGGGCTTTCGACCAGTACGAGCGAAATCGCGAGATTCGGGTGCGAGCGATGCAGGTCCCGAACCAGTGGTGCGACATAGCGGCGGCCGAACCCGAACGGTGCCACGACGCGCAGATGGCCGGTTACGCTGCCCGACTCACCGGAAACGCGCGACGGAATCGACTCGATTCGTTCGAGGATCTCGATGGCTTCCTGAACGAGGCGCTGACCTTCGTCAGTGACGGAAACGCCTCTGGCGGTGCGCGTGACGAGGCGTACCCCCATCCGCTGTTCGATGCGCTGAAGGCGCACCGTGACGGCGGGCGGTGTGAGATCCAGCAGCCTTGCGGCGGCGGCAAGCGATTGCGATACGCCAAGCGCACGCAGCAGTTGCATGTCTTCCAGTTGAAGCATTAAGAACTCTTTAACGATGGGTTCATTGGATATTAAACACGACGAAAATATTTTTTCCTATAGTGGGTCGCGTGTGCTCGACACCAGCGTGGACCGATCGACGCTGCCGGAGGACTGATGCGGTGTCCATATAAGTCTGGAGAGTGTGATGCATTTCGGTTCTTATTGGCTGGATACGTCCGAGCCATTCGTCAGTACCTCACCTGACATGCGTGGCGGAAGTTGCGACGTGGTTGTGGTGGGTGGGGGGATTACAGGCTCAGCGGCTGCATTGGCGCTAGCAAAAAAAGGCGCGCGCGTCATCGTCTGCGAAGCGGGAACCGTGGGGCAGGCGGCGTCGGGCCGCAATGGCGGCATGTGCAACAACGGCTTCGCGCAGGATTATGCGTCGCTGTCGCAGCGGATCGGTGCCGAATTGGCCAACCGGTTGTATCTGGCGTTCGACGCGGGTGTCGACACGGTCGAGCGGCTGGTCAGGGAAGAGTCGATCGACTGCGATTTCGTTCGCCGGGGAAAGCTCAAGCTCGCGGCGAAGCCGGAGCACTTCGACAAGCTCGTGCGAAGTCAGGCGTTGCTCGCGGAGAGCGTGGACCCGGATACGCGCATCGTGACGAAGGCAGAGCTGCGTGACGAGATCGGCTCGAACCGTTATCACGGCGGGTTGATCTTCGAGAAGAGTGCCGGGATGCACGTCGGACGCTACGTGCGTGGCCTGGCGAACGCCGCGCAAGCGCGTGGCGCGCACATTCTGGAGCATGCGCCGGTTCTCGGGTTAAAGAGGGACGCGGGTGGCGCATACGCGGTGCGAACGCCGCTCGGAGAGATCCGTGCGCGCCAGGTGCTGCTGGCGAGCGGCATTTCGCAGGTGGGGCCGTTCGGCTGGATCCGGCGCAGGATCGTGCCGGTCGGCGCTTTCATCATCGTCACCGAGCCTTTGCCGCACGAACTGCTCGACAGGTTGCTGCCGACCCGCCGCATGGCCACCGACACCAAGAATTTCGTCAACTTCTTTCGCGTCACGCCCGACAACCGGATGCTGTTCGGCGGGCGCGCGCGTTTCGCGACGTCGAATCCCCGTTCGGACGAAAAAAGCGGGCTGATCCTGCGGCAGCAGATGGCCACTGTGTTTCCCGAACTGGCGAACGTGCGCATCGACTATTGCTGGGGCGGCATGGTCGACATGACGGCCAACCGCCTGCCGCGCGCGGGCCAGCGACACGGCGTCTACTACTCGATGGGCTATAGCGGGCATGGCACGCACATGGCCACGCTGATGGGCACACTGATGGCGGAGATCATGGACGGGCGCGCGGATCTCAACCCGTGGAAAGGTTTCGACTGGCCCGCTATTCCCGGTCACTTCGGCAAACCATGGTTCTTGCCGTTCGTGGGCGCGTGGTACCGACTCAAGGACACCTTACAATGAATTCACCTGCCAATTCGCCTGTTCGTCACCTGATGCAAGCTGGAAGGCTGGATCGGTTCTTCATCGACGGCGAATGGATCGTGCCCGACGGCGGCGATCTGTTCGCGGTCGTCTGCCCGTCCACTGAAGACACGCTGTGCGAAATCCCGCTTGGGAACGCACGCGACGCCGACCGCGCGGTACAGGCCGCGCGCAACGCGTTCGAACGCTGGTCCGCGACTTCGCCACAGGAACGCGCCGCGCTGCTCGACCGCGTTCATGCGCTGATACTCGAGCGTGCGGAACTGTTCGCCACGGCGCTCGCGATGGAAATGGGCGCGCCGATCGGCTATGCGCGCGGCGCCCATGTGCCGCTCGCGGCTGAACATATTCGGGTTGCGCGTGACAACCTGGCCAGCTACCCGTTCGTCACCCGCCGGGGGACGACCGCGGTCGTACGCGAGCCGATCGGCGTGTGCGCGCTGATCACGCCGTGGAACTGGCCGATCTATCAAATCACGGCAAAGGTCGGCCCGGCGCTTGCGGCAGGTTGTACGGTTGTCCTGAAACCCAGCGAACTGTCGCCGCTCAGCGCGTTGCTGTTTGCGGAAGTCATTGCCGATGCGGGCGTTCCCGCGGGCGTATTCAATCTGGTGAGCGGCAGTGGAACGGAAGTGGGCGCGTCGCTTGCATCGCACCCCGAGGTCGACATGGTGTCGATCACCGGTTCGACGCGCGCCGGCGTGCTGGTCGCACAAGCGGCTGCTCCGACGGTCAAGCGCGTCGCGCAGGAGCTTGGCGGCAAGTCGCCGAACATCGTGCTGCCCGACGCTGACCTGGCGCGTGCGATCCCCCCGGGCGTTGCCGCCGCGTTTCGGAACATGGGGCAGTCGTGCAGCGCGCCGACCCGTCTGATCGTGCCGCGCAATCGGCTCGGCAGGGTCGAGGAACTGGCCGTCGAGGCAACGGAACGGATGGTCGTGGGCGACCCGTTCGCCGACGCGACAACGCATGGCCCGCTGGCCAATCGTCCGCAGTTCGACCGGGTTCAGCAGATGATCGAAGCGGGCATCGACGAACGAGCGAAGCTCATCGCCGGCGGCCCCGGACGGCCCGCAGGATTCGACAGGGGCTTCTATGCGCGGCCGACCGTCTTTTCCGATGTCCGCACCGATATGACGATTGCACGGC
The DNA window shown above is from Burkholderia pyrrocinia and carries:
- a CDS encoding ABC transporter ATP-binding protein; translation: MRHESNPLVEVRGLRVVGGRPGGAETTIVDGVDFDIRRGEVLALIGESGSGKTTIALSLMGHARAGCRIAGGSVKLDGKDLCTLSAQALTALRGRRVAYIAQSAAAAFNPSRTILDQVIESALIHGTMTKRDAQAKAVELFRALALPEPGTIGKRYPHQVSGGQLQRLMAAMALITDPELVILDEPTTALDVTTQIDVLQAFKSVIRRCGMSAVYVSHDLAVVAQMADRIVVLSDGVIRESGDTEQILHAPAHPYTQSLIAAVTPGEAERDAKPAPAPLLDVRGAVAGYGGRTAKGWPAKVILHEVDLRIGRGQTVGVIGESGSGKTTLAKVIAGLVPATGGQILLDGEPLARDVGKRTKEQHRRVQIVFQNADTALNPVHTVERTLARPLAFYHGIRGARARRRVAELLELVRLPQAVAGRRTGELSGGQKQRVNLARALAAEPDLILCDEVTSALDTVVGAAIMDLLRDLQAKLGVSYVFITHDIAKVRAISDDIVVLYAGRRVETGSRDALCAPPYHPYSHLLVSSAPELRAGWLDDAAERCHRPLVPIGASVDEAELCPFLSRCSMRVDGVCNRTAPPLCTLDNGAQVLCHRSEEDLVRFQAQPVAVVLPVQPARL
- a CDS encoding NAD(P)/FAD-dependent oxidoreductase; the encoded protein is MKFESYWLDTRPAFRTSCEGPVEGRADVVVIGGGFTGLSAALALAQRGVSVIVLEAAQVAGEASGRNGGQCNTGVAQDYASLVARIGAEQARQFYRAYESAVKSVETIVAEHAIDCDFRRAGKLKLAAKPQHFAGLAKTFDALRRDVDPDIELIEPSQIRDEVGSDGFHGGLLQHNGAQMHMGKLGVGLAQAAVRAGARIYEHAAVTQLERLEGERHVITCTRGTIVADRVLVATGASQHGPFAWFRRRIAPVGSFIVVTEPLPDAQLSRLFPHRRAYVTSRQIGNYFRVTPDNRLLFGGRARFAMSSPRSDAKSGDILRAGMAGYFPELANVRLDYCWGGLVDITADRLPRAGQHDGLYYSMGYSGHGVQMSVHMGRVMADVLYGAAASNPWRELDWPAMPGHFGHAWFLPFVGAYYRMQDFLH
- a CDS encoding 2Fe-2S iron-sulfur cluster-binding protein, yielding MTVRFVRLAEAGRRPVAFRTDGGIVNGLEGDTLLVAMPTQTGHVRQSGFGPEERAGCCLTGACHDCRVWAADGARLRACTTVVASPTAAQAAA
- a CDS encoding helix-turn-helix domain-containing protein; its protein translation is MVTLFHDPLDAATIRTANVGRTVSPAIGDVLRTIDASFAQPLNLDTLAAVAGLSVSRFTARFRSEVGLSPHRYLCLVRVRRAQDLLRAGLAPSVVATEVGFFDQSHLCRHFRRVLGMTPRDYVVARPGGAPARMSPMRTRVERRDACCHAV
- a CDS encoding cupin domain-containing protein gives rise to the protein MTAAFVLHRADGTPSSTVFRSGAFGEHDPFARHREIAWEGPDSMAAGRISFVGELDISSFPHIETIVVVEGVLTLEAAGAAPLVLGPREGAVIGSGTALRVNAESHVLFMFCAAACGKPTKRGLFPLRADADFKPSASLPAEVLLGPAPQCRSDNVFIDDGAEYCAGTWDSTPYHRIIRPHRVNEFMQLLDGSVRFAAPDGSVLSLGAGDALFIPRGTSIGWESSDRVAKFYVVQNVRASTERE
- a CDS encoding NAD(P)/FAD-dependent oxidoreductase is translated as MSPPLRHIQTSPTPPAAADVVVIGGGIIGVFTAYYLARRGVSVVLVEKGMIGAEQSSRNWGWCRQQNRDARELPMASKSLDLWERFAVESGEDTGFHRCGLLYLSNDEAELSRWSSWGEFAKTAGVTTSMLDSRQASQRGHATARTWKGGVFSPTDGTADPGKAAPAVAAALMKLGGSVHQHCAARGIELEGGRVSGVVTEAGVIKTRTVVLAGGAWASSFCRQLGIRFPQASIRQSILSVSPVEHRLPDALFTSGVSITRRSDGRYALAISGRARVDVTPQFLRFAPHFVPMFAKRWRSLLPGGLEGVRGGHETLKRWRLDAPTPMEAVRILDPKPDMPTVNETYRRAVELLPELREATITHAWAGFVDSTPDGVPGIGEVPGVPGLILAAGFSGHGFGIGPGAGHLIADLATGAQPLVDPVPYRPGRFGDSAWGKVADF
- a CDS encoding LysR family transcriptional regulator — translated: MLQLEDMQLLRALGVSQSLAAAARLLDLTPPAVTVRLQRIEQRMGVRLVTRTARGVSVTDEGQRLVQEAIEILERIESIPSRVSGESGSVTGHLRVVAPFGFGRRYVAPLVRDLHRSHPNLAISLVLVESPLAAASSADVVVSIGHIKGSSWIGHFLAPNDRLLCASPALARSLSTLRHPSELVRYEYLSLRENDEDVTRLRFTQHDAAGKRAGKAVTVRLNSALSSNDGNVITDWAVDGLGIVARSEWDCARLIADGKLMRVLPAWRLDSAPVMALMPTRQGLTIRQRVFLEAAKQAFTLPPWRN
- a CDS encoding NAD(P)/FAD-dependent oxidoreductase codes for the protein MHFGSYWLDTSEPFVSTSPDMRGGSCDVVVVGGGITGSAAALALAKKGARVIVCEAGTVGQAASGRNGGMCNNGFAQDYASLSQRIGAELANRLYLAFDAGVDTVERLVREESIDCDFVRRGKLKLAAKPEHFDKLVRSQALLAESVDPDTRIVTKAELRDEIGSNRYHGGLIFEKSAGMHVGRYVRGLANAAQARGAHILEHAPVLGLKRDAGGAYAVRTPLGEIRARQVLLASGISQVGPFGWIRRRIVPVGAFIIVTEPLPHELLDRLLPTRRMATDTKNFVNFFRVTPDNRMLFGGRARFATSNPRSDEKSGLILRQQMATVFPELANVRIDYCWGGMVDMTANRLPRAGQRHGVYYSMGYSGHGTHMATLMGTLMAEIMDGRADLNPWKGFDWPAIPGHFGKPWFLPFVGAWYRLKDTLQ
- a CDS encoding aldehyde dehydrogenase family protein; this encodes MNSPANSPVRHLMQAGRLDRFFIDGEWIVPDGGDLFAVVCPSTEDTLCEIPLGNARDADRAVQAARNAFERWSATSPQERAALLDRVHALILERAELFATALAMEMGAPIGYARGAHVPLAAEHIRVARDNLASYPFVTRRGTTAVVREPIGVCALITPWNWPIYQITAKVGPALAAGCTVVLKPSELSPLSALLFAEVIADAGVPAGVFNLVSGSGTEVGASLASHPEVDMVSITGSTRAGVLVAQAAAPTVKRVAQELGGKSPNIVLPDADLARAIPPGVAAAFRNMGQSCSAPTRLIVPRNRLGRVEELAVEATERMVVGDPFADATTHGPLANRPQFDRVQQMIEAGIDERAKLIAGGPGRPAGFDRGFYARPTVFSDVRTDMTIARQEIFGPVLAILPYDTVEEAIAIANDTVYGLGAHVQGTDDALVRAVAARIRSGQVHLNYPAWDPQAPFGGYKQSGNGREYGIEGMEEYMEVKSILGFYD